AATTTGCGACAAGTGATACAGCTACCAAATTAACCGAAGACAACACAGCCGAAATTGTCAAACAACTCGGCAAGGATGGCATTAGTTACGCCAGAGTCAATCAAATCAGCAAGTTACCTGGAGTGCGGGTACTGCAATTACATCAAGCCTTACCCAATGATCCGAAATATCCTTTCTCTCAACCTTTAGTTTACGTTTATAAAAAGAATCCTAGCCCCGCTGTCGCAGGTTTTCTCGGCTTTGCTTTAGCAAAACCAGGAAAACAAGCTATAGAAACAGCTAGAACAGAAGAAGCAGATGCGATCGCCAAAGGCGAATCTCCTACTCTGTTGTTAGCTGTCAATCCGCCATCGCCGCCAGAAGCCACACCTCAAGCGAGTGTTTCTCCCTTTACAACAGCAGTACCAGTCGCAACTACAGCCCCGACTGCAACAGCACCACAGCAACCACCTGCTTCCATCGCCCCAGCTACAACATCAGGCGAACAGCAACCATCAACTTCCATCGCCCCAGCTGCAACAGGCGAACAGCAACCAGTACCTCCCGCTGCGAATAATCCCATTGCTCAAGGACAAATACCGCTGTGGTGGTTGCTATTACCAGTAGGTGTCATCGCTGGATTGCTGTTGTGGATGATTAGAACTAGTCCATCGGGTTCCCCAACAGCAGAAGACATCCCACCAGCAAATCCTCAGCCACCTGCACCAGAAATAGCCCCAGCAATGGAAACCACTGCTATCAGCGAACCTGTAGCAGAAGTTTCCCCGACTAATTGGGCTAACGGCAATGGGTCTTACAATGGTGCTAACGTCCTAGAAGGTACTATCCCAGCTTCAACAACCGATACAGCCGTAGCCATTGGTACAGGAGCCGTGATCGGTTCAATTATTGTCGGCAAAAACTCAGAAAACCATCAAGCTGAAGACAGTGGTTACGATCTCGGCATATCACCGTGGGATATGGAAGCACCAGCCGCAGTGGTCAATACTTCCTATCCGCCCATGATAGATAGGTCGAAAACAACCGCGAATTCAGAATCATCAACAATATCTGACCAGCAAGAGGCGACCCCTGCAACAGTCGAAGTTCCTCCAGAAATTACGCCAGTAGCAGCAGTTCATCAGACTGAGACAGAGACAAACGTAACTCTCGACTTGCCAGAAATTCCCGAAAACTCAATAGATGAGGATGATTGGGGTTTTGAACTGACTGAAGATGTCACAGAACAAGACTCGCAATTAGACCCGGAAATAGAGAAATTGAATTTTGTAGCAGATGCAGCAGAACCTGAGCTAGAACCAACAGAGGAGTTGATTGTGACCAATTCAGAAAGCTTACCAAGTGCAGGGATGGGAGACTGGTCAGGGATTAATCTACCAGAATCAGCAGGGCAAATACCAACCACTACCACAACAGAAATTTTAGCGATCGCCGACCCTCACAGCAGTGTCACTCTCACACCAAAAACTCATGATCTAGCTGATGTGACTTGGGAAATTTCCGCAACTGGTCAGCAAATAATTCACAATGCTGGGCTATCCCAATTTATTTTGCGGCTTTATGATGTCACCGATATTGACATGAGCTATCAGCAGCCCCACTTGGTGCAGCAGTATGAATGTGAAATCACTACATCTGGTGGCTCGGTGGCGATTCCTCAAACTGAACGCGATTACGTTGCAGCAATTGGTTATGAAACCGCAGATAACGGCTGGGTAACGCTGGCTCATTCTCAGATTGCGCGCGTCTTTGGCAGTGCTTATACCAATCCTAAAGCTGCCAATGTGGTGTTAGTTGATGAAACCAGCACTGTAACTTTGACACCTAGCTCTCATCAATTAGCCGATATTGCTTGGCATATTTCCGACACTAGCAAGCAAATGCTGCAAAATGCGGGAATATTCCAATTGGCTTTGCGGCTTTATGATGTCACCAACATTGACATGAGTTATCAGCAACCGCAATTAGTCCAGCAGTACGAATTTGATTTCGCCACATCTGCAAGCTCTGTGGGTATTCCCATAGCCGATCATGATTACATTGCAGAAATTGGCTACCTGATTGTGGGCGATCGCTGGGTTAGCATTGCTCGTTCTCCCATTGTGCGTGTCTTCAGCCCACTCTATACAGAAGATGAGCATCTACCAACGTTAGATCAGC
This window of the Nostoc sp. HK-01 genome carries:
- a CDS encoding putative phosphate transport system substrate-binding protein, which encodes MGQQQKKDSAIVNLALTLALATTPMAATLFVSTSVLAQSATDTPSFSLPQTVENGSTVRVDGSSSLALINQNLKAGFEKQFAGTKVEVANNGTDAAIKAVLEGKTDIAAIGRGLTPEEKAQGLEQVRLHREKIAIIVGEENPFKGSLTDKQFARIFRGKSVTDWSQLGGTAGKIRVIDRPDTSDTRQALNNYPVFKAAKFATSDTATKLTEDNTAEIVKQLGKDGISYARVNQISKLPGVRVLQLHQALPNDPKYPFSQPLVYVYKKNPSPAVAGFLGFALAKPGKQAIETARTEEADAIAKGESPTLLLAVNPPSPPEATPQASVSPFTTAVPVATTAPTATAPQQPPASIAPATTSGEQQPSTSIAPAATGEQQPVPPAANNPIAQGQIPLWWLLLPVGVIAGLLLWMIRTSPSGSPTAEDIPPANPQPPAPEIAPAMETTAISEPVAEVSPTNWANGNGSYNGANVLEGTIPASTTDTAVAIGTGAVIGSIIVGKNSENHQAEDSGYDLGISPWDMEAPAAVVNTSYPPMIDRSKTTANSESSTISDQQEATPATVEVPPEITPVAAVHQTETETNVTLDLPEIPENSIDEDDWGFELTEDVTEQDSQLDPEIEKLNFVADAAEPELEPTEELIVTNSESLPSAGMGDWSGINLPESAGQIPTTTTTEILAIADPHSSVTLTPKTHDLADVTWEISATGQQIIHNAGLSQFILRLYDVTDIDMSYQQPHLVQQYECEITTSGGSVAIPQTERDYVAAIGYETADNGWVTLAHSQIARVFGSAYTNPKAANVVLVDETSTVTLTPSSHQLADIAWHISDTSKQMLQNAGIFQLALRLYDVTNIDMSYQQPQLVQQYEFDFATSASSVGIPIADHDYIAEIGYLIVGDRWVSIARSPIVRVFSPLYTEDEHLPTLDQPSPSPIDNSSITLTSRTPKWAYAAWEISETRKQMLQNAGILQLALRLYDATDIDMSYQQPQLIQQYECEEITHDRYVAIPTSDRDYMIELGYATEGDGWVTIARSTAVRIFSRPQRDFWFVADAELIIHGATEPNATVNIAGNPIALKPDGTFHLRVPFSENLIDYLMTAVAADGEKSKTIHKKFSQEVPEA